AATGCAGCgcataaactgtgtgtgtgtgcgtgttttgtGTGTGCGATGCATATGTGTTAGTAGTTGTCATTGTGTGGTTGTGGGATTGTGTGTCTGTAGTTGGTGTCACTAAGCATTCTTGTCAGAAATCTGACCTTTTCACAGTACATAATTAAAATTAAGGAGggaatttttgtttattttttctttAGCAGCTTGGCGAATCAAAGCCAGTATAATTAGATCACCCATTACCATTTAATTAATTTCTGTGTGAAGTCTCATTTTGTCTCTGCACTGGAGTGAGCCCAAATGGTGAGGGAAACAAAGGCCATGCTATTACCAGGCTGTCTGGCCTATTGTTGAGGGCCACTCACTGTTTATGGCTGGGGAATATGGATGAAACATGAAACAAAGACTGCTAGTCAACAGGAAAATAAGTCAGACGCCCAGCCTATTGATAGTATTGTGTCAAAAAAACAATAAATCCAAGTGTGATTTATTTGGGTCTTGATTTAGAATAACACACTTGTACAGTAGTGAATTTACAGTAGTGaatctacagtatacagttatGTGTTAATGGACATTTTTTCAGGGGTTGATTAAGTCTGAAATTTGAAAGTGGAAATTACACACTTCTGAGGCTTTTTTAAATACACTAGAATTTTTACATTCCCTGCATTGCAGGAAAATTATCCTatgacagggtgatcaaattcagATCCTTCATGTATTTGTGAAGAACTCTGTCAAAAGGCATATTTCGGCCTCAGAATTGtaaattaacattaaatgcaTACATATCTCTATTGATGCAGAAAAAACAGACACAATTCCTTTGTTTTAGCAAGTgaaatgcaaatgaatacaaatacaaaaaatacatttaatttaaaaaatcacaCTAGCCGTAACCTGGTTAAGTCAATGCCATGTCAATGATGAATTAAGCAGTGGTGCCAGCCATGCAGCTAGCCCCAGATTTCTTTATTATATACTTGTCTATCATATGGGGCCCTCTCAATGGTAATGACTGCTAATAGGGTTGTGGTAATTGGGTGGCCATGTAGGCTCCATGTGATGGGGGTGAGATGTTAAACACTGTCTGTTCACTTTCACCTTCAAGCCCCCCACCCTCCTTGCATCTCCAGGCACCCACAACCATTatcagcaaaaatttgacatctgATACCTCCAAAGCAATTGACAGCTTCGACTTTTCATTAATTTGTTAGCAAAGTCCGCAAATGATTGTCAAAGAGGTGACGCCTcctgcccactctctctctctctctgttttttccTCCCCTCTTTCCTCGCAGACTGAAGTGGTGTTTAATTTGGAAACTGGCCTCCTTCGGGCAAATTAGCAATTATAACAATTTTGTGGGAATATGTATATGTGTCATTAGTATTCTTGCAAATTAATAACTGGAGCAAAGGGTCAGGCTAGAATTTTCCACTTGACTGCTGCTCCACTGTGGAGGCAGTGTTTGGAAGCAGCCACAGCTGCTGGAAGCCATGGTATACCTTTGGAGGACTTGGCTTAATTAGTTTACCTTGTAGACATTATTACTAATatctctccccactcccttttCACACCCCACCCCTTGAAAGAACAgcaaaccctctctctcccccttctacaAAATATTCCGGAGCCATTTTGCACCAGCCAGCGTAGCCCTGATGATGGGGTCATTTAGATACAGCATTTAATCATCACATCACCTCCATAAGCATCTCCTAATTAGAGTCCTTACAATACAATTTCAGCTTGTAATTAGCCCAGATTGTCTGCTTCCTCTACGTGGCTTATTAGTGGTTGCTCAGCGGGAGGTGAGAATCTCACTGTCATTTGTCAGGGCTGTTAGTGCCGCCCATCTCCCCTCACCCTTGCCAGTCGCCCATCcccggggaggggagggggttggTTGAAGTGTGTGGGTGTGATCTGCCAGCAGATCAAACAAAGGGAGGCAAACAGAGAGCAGGAAGCTGAGCCGttaggaaaggaggaggagaggagagagatccaTGAGGAGGAGGTGAAAGAAGTGAaggatggagaaggaggtggagagagaatgaACAGGACGTTTAGCAAACGTTCACGGATTATCCTCAGGGTGGCCCATAATTAAAGCTGTGATCAGCCTATCCAATGAGGCGTCTTGAGACACTGGATAATTAACaagctcctgtctgtctgtgttgtgttttgtttaCTCTCTCTCCCAGCTCAACCTGGTGTCCAGCGTCACCCTGTCCAAGACAGCCCCCCATGAGGCCTCACCCCCCCTGAGCCTGCCCCAGACCCCCACCACCCCCACGGCCCCCCTGACGCCCCTGTCCCAGGCCCACTCCGTCATCACCCCCAACAGCATCCACCACAGTGTGGGCCCCATGCGCCGACGTTACTCTGATAAGTACAACATGCCAATCTCCCCAGGTACTGGACCCATatagcccccccacacacacatacacacacacacacacacacacacacacacacacacacacacacacacacacacacacacacacacacacacacacacacacacacacacacaatttcaaaTCTATCAGACTGCAAATGGAAATGTTGTGTCTATAATAGCTACTAACTATGGCTTTTGTCTATGTCCGTCTGTATGTTGTGGTTGCTACCCTTGTACAGATATTGTCCAGAACAAAGAGTTCTACATGAATGCTGAAGTCAGACCTCCCTTCACGTATGCCTCGTTAATACGCCAGGTAAGGATCCTCTGCTCGGCTGGCTCCGATCTGCTCTGGGCTGGTAACTTGTAATGCATTTAATCTGTCACTTAAAGGAATAGGGCCTTTAATCTGCTTCAGTGGCTTCCGTCGTTAACAGGGCACGCAGCAGATAAATATTCAGCCAAGACACAAACTGCTTATTTTTTCTCTATGCCTCCTTGTTAAATTTCAAATACAATTTAGACGTGCAGCGGAAGATTAACCATCTGCAAATGAGTGGAAGAATGCGCTCGGGACAGCCATATATAACAATTACTTTTGATTAAGCATTACAGTGAATGTGATTATGAAATTCATTTCACACAACAGTAGGGATGAACCTGAACCTGTTCTAAGATGGCCAGTCAATTATCGGCCGGCTCGCAGTAATCTGTGATCTCAGGAATTAATCTGAGCCTGGCGTAATTGCTGGTTTGTAATCTGCCTGAGAAATGTTTTCGCTTCCCTCCATTTACACTGCCAAAAGAAATATATTCAAATTGCGAAATTTGAATGGGAACCAGACAGTGTTCCATAAACAAAGCAAGAGGGTACAGATTGTGCACAAaatcacacagacagaccatGTTGTCTGTGTTCTTTCAGGAGAGCACAGACAACCTGCATGCCACTTGTTTGTTTTTCAGAGGGAACAAAATGTTAAATGTTGTTTCTGTCTCTTGGTCTTTTCCAGGGTATCCTTGAATCCCCGGAAAAGCAGCTAACACTAAATGAAATTTACAACTGGTTCACACGAATGTTTGCATATTTCAGGCGCAATGCCGCAACATGGAAGGTAAAATCAGTCTTCACCTTAGACTAATATAAAGGGCAGGGATTGTTGTGTTGATCTTGtggaattatactgaacaaaaatataaatgcattgTGCAactatttcaaatattttactgagttacagttcgtaTAAGGAAATCAATATTCACAAAACAAAGCAATGTAATGCTGTTTTTCTTTTCTTGAAGCAAACAGAAACAAATGTTAGCCATCTAAGAGCTAAAGGGCCTGTGTCTGTATAATGTCGTTCTGTGGACATTTACAATGCATAAGCTATCTTGTTTTAtgtacacagaacaaaaatataaacgcaagatgcaacaatttcaaagattttactgagttacagttaatctaaagaaatcagtcaattgaaataaataaattagggcctaatctatggacttcacatgactggacagggcTGCAACAGGTCATGggggggcataggcccacccacttggcaggcaggcccacctactggggagccaggcccagccaatcagaatgagtttgtcCCCACCCCCCCATACCCCCCAGACGGTCCCAAAGGTGAAGAAGCCGggtgtggaggttctgggctggcgtggttgcacgtggtctgcagttgtgaggccggttggacgtactgccaaattctctcaaaTGACGTTGGGGGCAGTATATGAGAGAAATTaactggaaacagctctggtgcacactcctgcagtcagcatgccaattgcatgctcccttaaaacttgagacgtctgtggcattgtgttttgcgacaaaactgcacattttatagtggccttttattgaccccagcacaaggtacatttgtgtaatgataatgctgtttaatcagcttcttgatatgccacacctgtcaggtagatggattatcttggcaaagaagaaatgctcactaacagggatataaacaaacattgagataaataagctttttgagcATATAGAAAGTTTCAGGGATTATTTTATTTCTTTTATtccatgaaacatggaaccaacaatttacatgttgtctttctatttttgttcagtgtaaatgatAGTGAAATATATCAAGTTTAAATGCAATGAATGAGCCTGTATCCAATTAATAACCCTGCCATATTTATTATATCTAAATAGAGCCACTCCTAACACAAACACTGTCCGTTGCCTTGCAGACAAGTTATGAGGGAAAACGTTAATTCTTGTAAAAAATCCCCAGCTAACATTTGGAGATGTTTTTGGTGGTGGGTGGCATCGGTTTAACACACCAATGTGTTGCCAGGGACTCCTGGCCGAGACCCTCCCACAGAATTTAAACTGAGGACACCTTATTTCTTTTCCactgggccacacacacacaggcagacaaaccccagagaaagagagagggcagacaaaacggaggaggagagaaggagtaaGAGAAAAGAGATTGATGAAGCATTGAAGGCTACCCTCATAAGGCAGGGAGGGCCTGTAGTGTAGCGTATCCACAGTGCAGCTGTGAGTGAGACCCCCTAGCCCCTCTCCATGGCTCACTGTCCTCCCTCAGCTCTCTAACTGCCTGTTTCCCCTGCCGCTGACAGCCCGACCATAGGGGCACATTTGAGTTATAAACAAAAATCCTACACTGTGACACACTCCTGCATAttggcgtgcacacacacacacacaaacacactaaggTACTCAGATGACAAGGGGCCAATACATTTACAGAGTTCTAATCTCATGTGTCAGTGATTGGTTAATTTAAAAAAGGTAACCTTCATACTCAATGGTCTCATGAAAAAGCTTATAATGTAAGCCAACAGCTAAAGCTTTTGGAAATGTGTCTTCTTCCTTATTGTTAAATTGTAGGTAAAGTCATAACTGAAACTAACAAGCCTAACAAACTGGTTCATTTGATCAAGGTCTTTGTTCAGTCTGGGTTTTTGTTATCAAGGTCTTGGTGACTCTTCTCAAATGGCTCATCATATCTTAAGGCTCTGTGAATGATATCTTTAAAGGATGTTGATGAAATGAAACTGTATTGCCATAGTAACTGGAAAATATTTCCACAATCTTTTTCTTGTTTGAAACTTTACTGCCGATAGATCACTGATACTTGAAAAAATGTACAAGGTTCTATCATGTATGTGCCTGTCTAAATGTTTCTTCTCTGAAATGTTAATGATTAGACGTTTTTGTGTGTTGATAGAATTTTTCTCTCCCTTCTTTTTTTAAACCAACTGCAGAATGCAGTCCGGCATAATCTTAGTCTTCACAAATGTTTTGTGCGAGTAGAAAACGTTAAAGGGGCTGTGTGGACAGTGGATGAACTAGAGTTCCAAAAGAGAAGGCCACAAAAGATCACTGGGTAGGTCTGCTATCTCTGGCCGACTCTCGTGTCTGGCTGGTTGTGGATCTATAGGAAGAGGCTGCTCCATCTCATTGTCTGTGTGCCACGATGCCCCCCAAAGTCCCTGCTTGCTTTGGTGTGCAGCATCCCCCATGCTTTCAGTACTCTGCCCCTGGTGTCGCATCATCACCCACATTGGCTTGTACTTATTTTCATTTTGATCCTTACCCTTTCCTCCcttgtccctctgtctgtccctgtgtctatctgtctgtctgtccctgtgtctatctgtctgtctgtcctctgtgctGTTGTGTTGTGGTCACTGCATATGCATCTGGCTGCCCTGCTGCTTGTCTCCCACCCAGGGTACCATCCGCACCAACCTTTCCCAGCATAAGTGCTTTGTGAGAGTAGAGGACGAGTTTGGGTCCTTTTGGACTGTTGATGATGAGGAGTTTAAATGCGGCCGCCATATACAGCGAGGCCGGCCTCAGAAATACACAGCTGATGAGAACTTTGATGAGCTCCTAGTACAGTAAGAACGTCTGCCTGGCCCACCCCGCCTCTTGATCCCCAGCTCCTCCCCCCACTACCTGCATGCTCTGCCTCTGTGTTCCCATCATGCCGCTGTGTTTAGCTCTTCCTTTTAACATCATGCTTTTACAAAAACTGCTTCCATCAACTTGTCTTGTCTTCCTTACAATGAAAACAATGAATTTAAATGAGTCAGTGCGTTTTCATTGTGTGATAAAATTACCAGCATTTTATTAAATGAACTATGAGCATTTTCTAAACTAAAGTTGTTGTCTGCAGAAGTCCAGCCTTAGTGAAGAACATCCAGACCAGCTTGGGCTATGGTCCGGCTCTCTCTGCAGCCTTCCAGGTAAATATgaatactgtctcagtatcaagCTCTATTTACCTTGTACCCTTTCACTGTGAGGGGAAAGAAAGGCAGGAAATAATAAACATAACACTGTCTCCACCTACGACTCCTGGTCATTCTTACTTGTTTTTGGATGTAGTGCTGGTGGGATGGAGGGAAGCTGAAATGTGCTGACAGTTCTCTTCCGTTTCACTGTTTTAACACTGTGCATGCTTTTCAGGCTTCAATGGCAGAAAACAATATACCTCTATACACTACTGCTTCCATTGGAAGTCCTACCCTCAACTCGCTGGCGAATGCCATCCGAGAGGAGATGATTGGAGCGATGGACCATGGAAACAGCAACGGCAGTGACAGCAGCCCAGGACGGTCTCCCTTGCCAGCTATGTGAGTGGCTCCTTACTTTATATTTACAGTATCTGTTTAAGACTGAAGGGAAGGAAAGAGTTTCAGCTGGTCACTGATTCAAATAGATCCCAAACAGAATGGATTTgatcaaacattttttttttttaaattaccccCTTTtactccccaatttcgatcttgtctcatcgctgcaactccccaacaggctcgggaggcgaaggtcgagtcatgcgtcctccgaaacatgacccatcAAACcatgcttcttaacacccgcccgcttaacccggaagccagccgcaccaatgtgtctgaggaaacacagttcaactgacgactggggtcagcctgcaggcaacCGGCTCGCCACAAGGAgacgctagagcgcgatgagcttAGTAAAACCTCCTCGGTCAAACCCTTGccttcctatgggactcccaatcacggctggttgtgatacagcccgggattaaACCCGGGTCTTTAGTGACACCTCTAGTACTGCGatacagtaccttagaccgctgcgccactcgggatgccCAAACACATTTTTTGATCTAGCATTTTAATATCACCAAAAATGCCTTAAAATTGGATGTTACATGTAAATAACATATTTAAGGAACATGAAACAATGCTAAATAAAATAAGGATGACATTGGAGCGGTTGAATGAAAGGTCAGAACCGTGACTATGGCTGTAGCCTTCCCTGAAAAAGGAAACTCCAAAGCCAGGCAGGCCGGGAAGAAAAGACTGGAGCCCTCTTGTTATTTCAACACAAAGTTTATAATTCTCCTTTATTACGGTTTTAAAAATTGTCCTACTGTCGGCTGAGTCCCGCCATAATCACCCCtccaattaaaaaaataatatttacaaAATGCCAGAACACAAAGTGAAAGAGctgttgtctcctctacactgAAACATGAGTTAGAACACATTCAAAACCCTCTCGGTCGTcgaaagaaaaacaaacaaaaaatcataatcagtctaGAAGAAATAGTCCAAGGTTCCCATGTAGGAAAACTGTGGTCTGCCTGGAAACCGCAGTTCCCTATTCACTTGTTGTATAGCACTGTCTTCTATGTTCTAAGCCTAAAATAATATGGGGCAGGCAGCATCATTTCCAGATGTGGGGCAGACCACCGATGTGCAGCTCTGCTAGATTTAGGGATGGCCCTGTGAAATATCTCAGCTAGAGGGAAATTGTGCCTGAAAACAGAAAGGTGCAGTAATGAGCTTGTGGCGAAATGGAGGAAAGTGCCATCCCTAATCACTGTGAACATAGCTTTGGGCATCGCTCTGGAACAGGAAAGGCAGAGACAGGATGGGTGTGCTGGCCCAAAGGctgcctcatctctctccatctctttatcttGAGGCTGATAAAACCCATATACTGAGATATTTTCACAATGACTGTATGTGGATAAACTTCATATAAGAACAAAATGCATCAGGGCGTAAAACTTCAGTGCATTCGTGCAAAGCACCATTTCTTCTATCTTCTATGAAGCAGCACACCTTCAAACAAAAGTTCAGGTTTACTTGCTAGCACCTCTATTGCTCTATAGccagctccctctctcctctccattctccaAGAGACACACCTCACACAATCTACAGAATCACTACATCCTCATCCCACACAAACCAAACCTAGCTCATAGACCCAACGTCTCACAGGTCTTCACCTGGCTTACAGACAACTACTGGCTATGGAGTGATCCAGGCCTTACATGTGTTTACCAGCTGTCTAGCTCAAAGCCCTGCATGGTGTTAGACAGAGTTAGACTTTTACTACAGAGAAGAAACCAGGGCTTTTCTCTTTTACAGGCTGACTATAATCAGGTATCCAGACGCAGCCAGCTAATTAGCAGAGTGTGGAGTCAGCATGCAGTTCAATAGCATAATAATAACAATTTCATGTTTGCCCTGCAGCCAGGGATTGAGACCTGAGGCGATGTGACTTGTGAAGTTACTTTGATCTGAAACCAATAGAAAAGCTAACTTTACTTTTTCCCCTGTTTTATAATCACACCTACACTAAATGTGTCAGCTCATTAGCATAGAAATGTCTCCATCAAAATATTTGCATATCACATAAGACATTTGTGCGTAAATAAATGACATGAGTCTGGGGGGACAGAGAACATGCTTGTCCCTGGTCGCTGTTCAAAATGGGCTCAGCGTCTCCTACTGACGCCGTACAGCACGGGGTTGGCACTACAGGTTAGAATGGGAAATATCCTGCAGCTTCTCATAATGTCTTCATTTTTTCCCTCCTCTCTGCACTAGTCGGGCCTCCTTCCCGTGCGCTTTATTCCTGCAGTGTTTCTGTAATGAGAAATTTGGCAGATCTCGTAGAGCCCCCTTTGCCCAGGCAGTGGGCTGGGTTCATGTTTTGCCTTGTTTACAACTGACAGCGTTATTATTCTCTTAAGGGCTCTCTTTCTTATCACAGTGTTGTGTTGAGCTCGCCTTTCTGCTCTGCTCTCGCGCCTTCCTGCCAGTGCTTTTCTTCCATTATTGACACTTGGTGAAAATATGCATTAATTTTGGAGTTTAAAGCATGTATAGCGGTGTCTGGTCGCTGTGTTTGCTTGAAGTTGATTAATGATAGAAGCCGGCTCGGGGTCGTCCTCTGGAGACCCGCCTCGCAGGTTGTGCATGTTAACGAGTAGGAAGAGGAACACACAGCGCTCGCTGTCACTGATCTACCGCCACCAGGAAGCTGACAACagcccactctctccctccgtagagtccattctcctctctccccgtcgCACATTGTTAATCTTCCTCATTTATCAGTTCTAAGTGAATACCCTGTTGTCGGCTGCTATGAAAATAAAGCCTGCAGGTTTCCCGGGATTGGAATACCTTAAAAGAAGGTGAAGTTATCAACACCAGCCAAGAGAGGCCCATCTCAGAGATTCATTCGAGCCACTTGTTTGTTTTTGTTCCTCCTTTCTCTTTTAAATCTGAATCAATACATGTCTGTGATTCTCTTTTGAGGAGGGAATGAAAGGTTCAACAAGGGATTAACTAACTAAAGATAAACTGGAACATCCACTGTCTGTTTGTGTTCTGTTTCTATGCAGGCATCACATTAAAGAGGAACCGCTGGACCCGGAGGACCACGAAGGCCCCCTCTCCCTGGTGACGACGGCCAACCACAGTCCAGATTTCGATCACCACAGAGATTACGATGACGACCAGGGCCACGATGACATGCTGTAAGGTCGGGCCCCCAGGGGCCCCTCCCAGAGGCAGAACTAACCTTAGTCATCTGTGAGACGTCACAGATAATACAGATACAAGACTGCAGTCTCAGTCCTCTGATGACAGCTATCAAATGTTTCCAATTGACTTTTAGTGCCATTAAATACATAGTgaaaaacacaagaaagagaATACGTCCCACTTGGGAGTATTTTTGATTTATATCTACTTTTTGGTTTAAGTGAACGAAAATAAGAAAAAAGTAATTTCTACTCTACATGCGTTGGATGGACATGTTTGGTACTGGGGATGACTTCTTGGTCAGCATGCTGGCTTCAAATCCAGGATGGACTTGGACTTGCACTGTGCAGCCAGTATGGATTGCATACAGCCCACTCAACCACACTGAGCATGGACTGCAGAggggttctctctctcacacacacacaaaaacacacacatgcccatAAACTCAAGAGATATTGAATGACGTTTAATttacgctctgtgtgtgtgtgtgtgtgtgtgtgtgtgtgtgtgtgtgtgtgtgtgtgtgtgtgtgtgtgtgggggtagatTTTGTTCATGGTCACTGCCTTCAAAATTTCATTGGTTTGCTTCCATCTAGGGTGGGAGGGATGTTTTTTGGTGTGTTTTGAGGGTGAGGggtttaaaatatgtattttccattgtttgttgttgttgcatttgATTTCTGTAACTGATCAGACCTCATGCCCATGCTGTGGAGTTCTGTATGGTCAGCACTTAATGATGGATGTTTAAGATTTCCTTTCTTGTTgtttcctctctctttttttacATGAAGCAGAATGTCAAATACCATGTAGTATTTTTCTGTCATTTGTTCCACATGCTTCAGAATGCCACCCCTCTAACATGTAGTCCATCCTCATCGCATCCCCCCAAGCTCATCAAGTCCATCCTCATCGCATCCCCCCAAGCTCATCAAGTCCATCCTCACCGCATCCCCCCAAGCTCATCAAGTCCATCCTCATCGCATCCCCCCAAGCTCATCAAGTCCATCCACAATGCACTACTCGTAATGAAGGCTCTCTCCACGCATCAATGAAGTTTCATTTAAGATGGGAATGAATGACAGAGAAATCATGCA
This sequence is a window from Oncorhynchus kisutch isolate 150728-3 linkage group LG1, Okis_V2, whole genome shotgun sequence. Protein-coding genes within it:
- the LOC109898110 gene encoding forkhead box protein P1-B isoform X8, whose amino-acid sequence is MMTPQVITPQQMQQILQQQVLSPQQLQVLLQQQQALMLQQQLQEFYKKQQEQLHLQLLQQQHAGKQSKEQQQQAQQLAFQQQLMQVQQLQQQHLLNLQRQGLLTIQPGQTALPLHSLTQGINPAELQQLWKEVTNLKEENSNNSNGRRGLDLSSPQLPKKPLLNQHASTNGQYMSHSLKREGSTLDDYQHSHHSHPLYGHGVCKWPGCEAVFEDFQSFLKHLNNEHALDDRSTAQCRVQMQVVQQLELQLAKDKERLQAMMTHLHVKSTEPKPTPQPLNLVSSVTLSKTAPHEASPPLSLPQTPTTPTAPLTPLSQAHSVITPNSIHHSVGPMRRRYSDKYNMPISPDIVQNKEFYMNAEVRPPFTYASLIRQGILESPEKQLTLNEIYNWFTRMFAYFRRNAATWKNAVRHNLSLHKCFVRVENVKGAVWTVDELEFQKRRPQKITGPALVKNIQTSLGYGPALSAAFQASMAENNIPLYTTASIGSPTLNSLANAIREEMIGAMDHGNSNGSDSSPGRSPLPAMHHIKEEPLDPEDHEGPLSLVTTANHSPDFDHHRDYDDDQGHDDML
- the LOC109898110 gene encoding forkhead box protein P1-B isoform X9, which codes for MMTPQVITPQQMQQILQQQVLSPQQLQVLLQQQQALMLQQQQLQEFYKKQQEQLHLQLLQQQHAGKQSKEQQQQAQQLAFQQQLMQVQQLQQQHLLNLQRQGLLTIQPGQTALPLHSLTQGINPAELQQLWKEVTNLKEENSNNSNGRRGLDLSSPQLPKKPLLNQHASTNGQYMSHSLKREGSTLDDYQHSHHSHPLYGHGVCKWPGCEAVFEDFQSFLKHLNNEHALDDRSTAQCRVQMQVVQQLELQLAKDKERLQAMMTHLHVKSTEPKPTPQPLNLVSSVTLSKTAPHEASPPLSLPQTPTTPTAPLTPLSQAHSVITPNSIHHSVGPMRRRYSDKYNMPISPDIVQNKEFYMNAEVRPPFTYASLIRQGILESPEKQLTLNEIYNWFTRMFAYFRRNAATWKNAVRHNLSLHKCFVRVENVKGAVWTVDELEFQKRRPQKITGSPALVKNIQTSLGYGPALSAAFQASMAENNIPLYTTASIGSPTLNSLANAIREEMIGAMDHGNSNGSDSSPGRSPLPAMHHIKEEPLDPEDHEGPLSLVTTANHSPDFDHHRDYDDDQGHDDML
- the LOC109898110 gene encoding forkhead box protein P1-B isoform X7 is translated as MMTPQVITPQQMQQILQQQVLSPQQLQVLLQQQQALMLQQQLQEFYKKQQEQLHLQLLQQQHAGKQSKEQQQQAQQLAFQQQLMQVQQLQQQHLLNLQRQGLLTIQPGQTALPLHSLTQGINPAELQQLWKEVTNLKEENSNNSNGRRGLDLSSPQLPKKPLLNQHASTNGQYMSHSLKREGSTLDDYQHSHHSHPLYGHGVCKWPGCEAVFEDFQSFLKHLNNEHALDDRSTAQCRVQMQVVQQLELQLAKDKERLQAMMTHLHVKSTEPKPTPQPLNLVSSVTLSKTAPHEASPPLSLPQTPTTPTAPLTPLSQAHSVITPNSIHHSVGPMRRRYSDKYNMPISPDIVQNKEFYMNAEVRPPFTYASLIRQGILESPEKQLTLNEIYNWFTRMFAYFRRNAATWKNAVRHNLSLHKCFVRVENVKGAVWTVDELEFQKRRPQKITGSPALVKNIQTSLGYGPALSAAFQASMAENNIPLYTTASIGSPTLNSLANAIREEMIGAMDHGNSNGSDSSPGRSPLPAMHHIKEEPLDPEDHEGPLSLVTTANHSPDFDHHRDYDDDQGHDDML